Proteins encoded within one genomic window of uncultured Draconibacterium sp.:
- a CDS encoding TonB-dependent receptor yields MLPLYLLAQNNYNFSGVVENIETKEHLGLVAIQITELNRWTTSDLNGEFNFDNIPEGKYTVQASCLSFEKYESVVEIKQNVPDYNISMQASSLGLDEITVVARENTNLSSSSTIENAAIEHSQPTSLTDVMQLVPGQISLNPDLSKANQITIRDINTYMGEDKTRQANANDALGTAIIIDGTPMDNDANMQSLNTTQQGQSSEFSTAGGGVDLRQISTDYIESVEVIRGIPSVQYGDLTSGAVLIKTKSGKSPLKGKLKADTKIKQASISKGILLKGENKGTVNFELDFTHSYDDLRRPARNYKRLNGQFGYSNTLFKKHNPLSINFKGNYFHTIDDEKKDPDQRQLERQREKESGLDLKLYGKWSLQKWWIGNITYNFSGSFKRQDFYNYALNSTQATPIPTTYIAGEYEINILPSEYYSEITVDGKPYNFFVTVKLDSRFNLGNMSNSVIYGFDWRESGNNGEGRQYDLNRPPREAIKTRPRAFKDIPASKKLALFAEDRISLPIGNNNLETQIGIRYNNFLPNGIFSTNGFKSIEPRINLAYHITRNLTLRGGLGKTSKTPTMLHMYPDAAYIDKLSFNYSPELIVSTTEIIENTSNPDLKPMTNNKYELGTDFNIIGIHFNLTGFREKIRNGFGWEEQYFVMNYRKWNELGKGFYPIFENGDITYEENGAISTLGYEQETEFERYKSPINNYSVYKKGVEYVINFGRINPVKTELMVDGAYFHIKRSRHAVPVVKNITSSYQGDYFPYLSVLPGNSGTISQRLNSNFRTITHIPELKMIFSLNLQTIWMNKSMSFWENESGTPVAYTRGDNYEKLYGQFPAGEIIYVDPVGFYDMDMQYHEWQDNYSYEAPYSTMVEKQDDDFYDKESYPINWQLNLKLTKEFGKFAKLSFFAHNVFNHRPLYKVKRSGNYTRLNQIAYFGADLTFSL; encoded by the coding sequence ATGCTACCTTTATACCTGCTTGCCCAGAATAATTATAATTTCTCCGGAGTAGTTGAAAATATTGAAACCAAAGAACACTTAGGCTTAGTAGCCATCCAAATAACAGAGCTCAATCGTTGGACAACATCTGATTTAAATGGAGAATTTAATTTTGACAATATTCCTGAAGGGAAATATACGGTACAAGCATCGTGTTTAAGCTTTGAAAAATATGAAAGCGTTGTTGAAATTAAACAAAATGTGCCAGACTATAATATATCCATGCAGGCAAGTTCCCTTGGTCTGGATGAAATAACTGTTGTTGCACGTGAAAATACCAATCTAAGTTCATCTTCAACCATTGAGAATGCCGCTATCGAACATTCACAGCCCACAAGTCTTACAGATGTTATGCAATTGGTGCCGGGACAGATCTCGTTAAATCCCGACTTATCAAAGGCCAATCAAATAACAATCAGGGATATAAACACCTACATGGGTGAGGACAAAACCAGGCAAGCAAATGCCAATGACGCTCTGGGAACCGCGATAATTATAGACGGGACACCAATGGACAATGATGCCAATATGCAATCGTTAAATACAACCCAACAGGGCCAATCAAGTGAATTTTCAACAGCTGGAGGCGGCGTCGATCTTCGTCAAATATCTACCGATTATATCGAATCGGTTGAGGTTATTCGCGGTATACCATCGGTGCAATATGGAGATTTAACAAGCGGAGCAGTGTTGATAAAAACAAAATCCGGGAAATCGCCTTTAAAAGGGAAATTGAAAGCAGATACTAAAATTAAGCAGGCATCAATTTCAAAAGGAATTTTGCTAAAAGGTGAAAATAAAGGTACTGTAAATTTTGAACTCGATTTTACCCATTCATATGACGATTTACGGAGGCCTGCAAGAAATTATAAAAGACTAAACGGACAGTTTGGCTACTCAAATACCTTGTTTAAGAAGCATAATCCTTTAAGTATAAATTTTAAAGGAAACTATTTTCATACAATTGACGATGAGAAGAAAGATCCGGATCAAAGACAATTGGAACGCCAACGAGAAAAAGAATCCGGTTTAGATTTGAAATTATACGGGAAATGGTCACTTCAAAAATGGTGGATTGGCAACATTACTTATAATTTCTCGGGAAGCTTTAAACGACAGGACTTTTACAACTATGCACTAAATTCAACTCAGGCAACTCCTATCCCAACAACTTACATTGCAGGCGAGTATGAAATCAATATTTTACCTTCAGAGTATTACTCAGAGATCACCGTTGATGGTAAACCTTACAATTTTTTTGTAACGGTAAAACTCGATTCAAGGTTTAACTTGGGAAATATGAGTAACTCTGTTATATATGGTTTTGATTGGCGAGAATCCGGGAACAATGGAGAAGGTAGACAATACGACCTAAACCGACCACCAAGAGAAGCCATCAAAACCCGCCCGCGAGCATTTAAAGATATTCCGGCAAGCAAAAAACTGGCTCTTTTTGCAGAAGACAGAATAAGCTTACCGATTGGCAATAACAACCTTGAAACACAAATAGGAATACGTTACAACAACTTCCTTCCAAATGGAATCTTTTCTACTAATGGCTTTAAATCGATTGAACCCAGAATCAATCTCGCGTACCATATAACTCGCAACCTTACCCTCAGAGGAGGCTTAGGAAAAACATCAAAAACCCCTACCATGTTACACATGTATCCGGATGCCGCTTACATTGATAAATTGAGTTTTAATTATTCGCCGGAATTAATTGTTTCCACAACCGAAATTATTGAAAACACCAGCAATCCGGATTTAAAACCAATGACAAATAATAAATATGAATTGGGAACTGATTTCAATATTATTGGTATACATTTTAACCTCACCGGATTTCGCGAAAAAATCAGAAATGGCTTTGGTTGGGAAGAACAATACTTTGTAATGAATTACCGTAAATGGAATGAACTGGGAAAGGGATTCTATCCAATTTTTGAAAATGGAGATATTACATACGAGGAAAATGGAGCAATCAGCACCTTGGGCTACGAGCAGGAAACTGAATTTGAAAGATATAAGTCTCCCATAAATAACTACAGCGTATACAAGAAAGGAGTTGAATATGTTATTAACTTTGGTCGCATAAATCCAGTTAAAACGGAACTCATGGTTGACGGCGCATATTTCCACATAAAAAGATCCAGACATGCAGTTCCTGTTGTGAAAAACATAACATCGTCATACCAGGGAGATTATTTCCCATATCTATCGGTATTACCGGGCAACTCCGGTACCATTTCGCAACGTTTAAATTCGAATTTTCGAACAATCACCCATATTCCTGAATTGAAAATGATCTTTTCGCTCAACCTCCAAACAATATGGATGAATAAGTCAATGAGCTTTTGGGAGAATGAATCTGGAACACCTGTCGCTTATACCAGAGGCGATAATTACGAAAAACTATACGGCCAATTTCCTGCCGGAGAAATCATTTATGTAGATCCAGTAGGTTTTTACGATATGGATATGCAATATCACGAATGGCAGGATAACTACTCATATGAAGCTCCTTACTCAACAATGGTAGAAAAACAGGATGATGATTTTTACGACAAGGAGTCGTATCCGATAAACTGGCAACTCAATTTAAAATTAACCAAGGAATTTGGAAAATTTGCGAAGTTGTCGTTTTTTGCACATAATGTATTTAATCACCGACCACTATATAAAGTCAAACGAAGTGGTAATTACACCAGGTTAAATCAAATTGCCTACTTCGGAGCAGACCTAACATTTAGTTTGTAA
- the tpiA gene encoding triose-phosphate isomerase, with protein MRQKIVAGNWKCNTNLQEGVELAKAVDAIVASEGADDVVVVLGAPFTHITKVVDTVNTDRIGVAAQNCAAEAKGAYTGEVSAEMVKSTGAEYVILGHSERREYYGETSEILNKKVALALENGLTPIYCCGEALDIREAATHNEYVVNQLEETVFQLSADDFKKIVIAYEPIWAIGTGVTASSEQAQDMHANIRAAITAKFGEEVAEGTSILYGGSCKPSNAKELFANKDVDGGLIGGAALKAEDFIGIINGF; from the coding sequence ATGAGACAAAAGATAGTTGCAGGAAACTGGAAATGTAACACCAATTTGCAAGAAGGTGTTGAGTTGGCAAAAGCTGTTGATGCGATTGTAGCAAGCGAAGGTGCTGACGATGTAGTTGTTGTATTGGGAGCACCATTTACACACATTACAAAAGTAGTTGACACAGTAAATACCGACAGGATTGGTGTTGCTGCACAAAACTGTGCTGCCGAAGCAAAAGGAGCGTACACTGGTGAGGTTTCTGCTGAGATGGTAAAATCGACAGGTGCTGAGTACGTAATTTTAGGTCACTCTGAGCGTCGTGAATACTACGGTGAGACAAGTGAAATCCTGAACAAAAAAGTTGCTCTTGCTTTAGAAAACGGATTAACTCCGATCTACTGCTGTGGTGAAGCTTTAGATATTCGCGAAGCCGCTACACACAACGAGTATGTTGTAAATCAACTGGAAGAAACAGTTTTCCAACTGTCAGCCGACGATTTCAAAAAAATCGTTATTGCTTACGAACCAATCTGGGCAATCGGAACAGGTGTAACTGCCAGCTCTGAGCAAGCACAAGATATGCACGCTAATATCCGCGCTGCAATTACAGCCAAATTTGGGGAAGAAGTTGCTGAAGGAACTTCAATTCTTTACGGTGGTAGTTGTAAACCAAGTAACGCAAAAGAGCTGTTCGCTAACAAAGACGTTGACGGTGGTTTGATTGGTGGTGCGGCTTTAAAAGCTGAAGACTTTATCGGAATCATCAACGGTTTCTAG
- a CDS encoding aldo/keto reductase, with protein sequence MKYNVLGNTGLKVSELCLGTMTFGGRGMWTAIGTLPQHQVNSLVKQSIDGGINFIDTANVYSEGLSEQMTGQAIRDLGLKRDDLVIATKVRGQMGEGPNEVGLSKKHIIQQANESLTRLKMDYIDLYQIHGFDRLTPLEETLEALDLLVKSGKVRYIGCSNLAAWQLMKALGISAQKYLSKFVSLQAYYTIAGRDLERELIPLLLDQKIGLMVWSPLAGGLLSGKYSRDAETKEGRRINFDFPPVNKEKAFDIVDVMKNFAEKKEVSVAQIALSWLLHQPAVTSVIIGANKQEQLADNLNSVNVSLDEDELKALDEVSKLTPEYPGWMIERQGSNR encoded by the coding sequence ATGAAATACAACGTATTAGGGAACACAGGATTAAAAGTATCGGAACTATGTTTGGGAACAATGACATTTGGCGGCCGCGGCATGTGGACAGCCATTGGCACACTTCCCCAGCATCAGGTGAACAGTCTGGTAAAACAGTCAATTGATGGCGGTATAAATTTTATCGATACAGCCAATGTTTACAGTGAGGGTTTGAGCGAACAGATGACCGGTCAGGCCATTCGCGATTTAGGCTTAAAACGCGATGACCTGGTAATTGCCACAAAAGTACGCGGACAAATGGGTGAAGGCCCCAATGAAGTGGGGCTTAGCAAAAAGCACATTATTCAACAGGCAAACGAAAGTCTGACACGGCTAAAAATGGATTACATTGACTTATACCAAATTCATGGTTTTGACCGACTTACACCACTGGAAGAAACACTTGAAGCTTTGGATTTACTTGTTAAAAGTGGGAAAGTGCGTTACATCGGGTGCAGTAATCTGGCAGCCTGGCAATTGATGAAAGCTCTTGGCATTTCGGCACAGAAATACCTGAGTAAATTTGTTTCTCTTCAGGCCTATTACACGATAGCGGGCCGCGATTTGGAACGTGAACTTATTCCGTTACTCCTCGATCAAAAAATCGGGCTAATGGTATGGAGTCCGCTGGCTGGAGGATTACTAAGCGGAAAATACAGCCGTGATGCAGAAACCAAAGAAGGCCGAAGAATTAATTTTGACTTTCCTCCGGTAAATAAAGAAAAAGCCTTCGATATTGTAGATGTAATGAAAAACTTTGCGGAAAAGAAAGAAGTGAGCGTTGCACAAATTGCATTGTCGTGGTTGCTCCATCAACCCGCCGTAACATCGGTTATAATCGGGGCAAACAAACAGGAGCAGCTGGCTGATAATTTAAATTCAGTAAACGTTAGCCTGGATGAAGATGAACTTAAAGCATTAGACGAGGTTAGTAAATTAACACCTGAATATCCCGGCTGGATGATTGAACGCCAGGGCAGTAACAGGTAA
- a CDS encoding NAD(P)-binding domain-containing protein, which produces MSTTKQVAIIGLGNIGKVIASNLVKGNRSVILANRTFEKVESLAKQLGSLATASEITEAIKEAEIIILPIMFHNLQEFLKEYAAELQNKIIIDPSNPVSIDEKGNFTKLIGEQESAGQVISQALPNGAKLVKAWCTLGVDTLINQAFQETEQAVLFYATDNTDIDADIKQLIQDTGFEPFNVGGIDQSIRLELFGDLNEFALRKTLTTTEAQNKI; this is translated from the coding sequence ATGTCGACAACAAAACAAGTAGCAATTATTGGTTTAGGTAATATTGGCAAAGTTATTGCCTCAAATCTCGTAAAAGGCAATCGTTCAGTTATTCTTGCCAACAGAACCTTTGAAAAAGTAGAGTCATTGGCAAAACAACTCGGCAGCCTTGCAACTGCATCTGAAATAACAGAAGCAATTAAAGAAGCAGAAATTATTATTCTGCCAATCATGTTCCATAATCTTCAGGAATTTTTAAAAGAATACGCTGCTGAATTACAGAACAAAATTATCATTGATCCGTCAAATCCGGTTTCAATTGATGAAAAAGGTAATTTCACAAAACTTATTGGAGAACAAGAATCGGCAGGTCAGGTTATTTCACAAGCACTACCCAACGGAGCCAAACTGGTTAAAGCATGGTGTACCCTGGGGGTAGACACATTAATAAATCAAGCCTTTCAGGAGACAGAACAGGCAGTATTATTTTATGCAACAGATAATACGGATATTGACGCTGATATAAAACAATTGATACAGGATACCGGATTTGAACCTTTTAATGTTGGAGGGATAGATCAATCAATCAGATTAGAATTATTTGGAGATTTAAATGAATTTGCCCTTCGAAAAACATTAACAACTACAGAAGCCCAAAATAAAATCTAA
- a CDS encoding pirin family protein: METILKTQNLTSPWQTDSPFIFCAHHNDQFPKGNEDLGPAVSLHNRKLGSDFSNTNGFSMYHGKIVPGFPAHPHVGFETVTIVLKGTVDHFDSSKSTGRYANGDVQWLTTGKGCMHSEMFPLLNTVAPNPLKLFQIWLNLPAKNKKANPYYKMFWNEEIPVIDFKDDNNKNVNVRIIAGEFNGHKSLKPNPDSWASDQENHVSILLLKMDPFSQIKLPAVSNTLNRNIYFYSEEGNINIDGQKIESQTRVKLKGDEEITIENGPLQSEILVLEGEPINEPVVNYGPFIANSEAELKEIFHEYQKTEFGGWPWDKPDQVHSRNTGRFAKYSDGRLEKK; the protein is encoded by the coding sequence ATGGAAACAATTTTAAAAACACAAAATTTAACTTCACCATGGCAAACCGATAGTCCATTTATTTTTTGTGCTCACCATAACGATCAATTTCCAAAAGGGAATGAAGATTTGGGGCCTGCCGTATCGTTGCATAACAGAAAATTAGGTAGCGATTTTTCCAACACCAACGGATTTAGCATGTACCACGGAAAAATTGTGCCTGGTTTTCCTGCCCATCCGCATGTAGGATTCGAAACGGTAACGATTGTACTTAAAGGCACAGTCGATCATTTCGATTCATCAAAATCAACAGGAAGATACGCCAATGGCGATGTCCAATGGCTTACCACCGGAAAAGGATGTATGCACTCCGAAATGTTTCCATTACTAAACACAGTAGCGCCTAATCCTTTAAAATTATTCCAGATCTGGCTTAATCTTCCGGCAAAAAATAAAAAGGCAAATCCCTATTACAAAATGTTTTGGAATGAAGAGATTCCTGTTATCGATTTCAAAGATGACAATAACAAAAATGTCAACGTAAGGATTATTGCAGGAGAGTTTAATGGGCATAAAAGTTTAAAACCTAATCCTGACTCCTGGGCAAGCGATCAAGAGAACCACGTATCTATTTTGCTGTTAAAAATGGATCCTTTTTCACAAATAAAGCTTCCGGCTGTTTCCAATACGTTGAATAGAAATATTTATTTCTACAGCGAAGAGGGCAATATTAATATCGACGGACAAAAAATAGAATCGCAAACCCGGGTAAAACTGAAAGGAGACGAAGAAATAACCATTGAAAACGGTCCTTTACAAAGCGAAATATTAGTATTGGAAGGAGAACCAATAAACGAACCTGTGGTTAATTATGGTCCTTTTATTGCCAACTCGGAAGCCGAATTAAAGGAAATATTCCATGAATACCAGAAAACAGAATTTGGCGGATGGCCATGGGACAAACCCGATCAGGTACATAGCAGAAACACCGGAAGATTCGCAAAATATTCCGATGGCCGATTGGAAAAGAAATAA
- a CDS encoding NAD(P)H-dependent oxidoreductase, whose amino-acid sequence MSKKIGIIAGSLRKESYSKKIAKNILSMAPEGFEFSIISIDDLPVYNQDFDDEVIESYHSFRSAANGVDGIIFITPEYNRSVPSALKNAIDVGSRPYGQSVWNNKPAAVFSLSIGTISGFGANHHLRQSLAFLNMPTMQQPEVYLANIGEALDENGNIVNEQVRSFLQQAVDAYTAWFKRTAE is encoded by the coding sequence ATGAGTAAGAAAATAGGAATTATTGCAGGTAGTTTACGCAAAGAATCATACTCGAAAAAGATTGCAAAGAATATACTAAGTATGGCACCAGAAGGATTTGAGTTCTCAATTATTTCAATTGATGACCTCCCGGTATACAACCAGGATTTTGATGACGAAGTGATTGAATCTTACCACTCTTTTAGGAGCGCAGCAAATGGTGTTGATGGTATTATTTTTATTACACCTGAATACAACCGTTCTGTTCCATCTGCGTTAAAAAACGCAATCGACGTTGGTTCAAGGCCTTACGGGCAAAGTGTTTGGAACAACAAGCCGGCAGCAGTTTTTAGCCTCTCAATTGGTACAATATCCGGTTTTGGGGCTAATCATCATTTAAGGCAAAGCCTGGCCTTTTTAAATATGCCTACCATGCAACAGCCGGAAGTTTACTTAGCCAATATTGGCGAAGCACTGGATGAAAATGGGAACATTGTTAACGAACAGGTGAGAAGCTTTCTTCAGCAGGCAGTTGATGCCTATACTGCATGGTTTAAAAGAACAGCTGAATAA
- a CDS encoding alpha/beta hydrolase, whose product MEKTEISTIHDFGSVSNVPRLPENFSKTFKSYRIDTGEIGIHAVIGGKGEPLLLHAGWPENWYAWRELMLPLSEYFTVIAVDPRGFGLSGRPDSGFDVNSLANDMFRLMDVLEHDKFSYVGHDIGVMVGYAMAATQPERVKQLAIGEGVIPGVSPSPPLISDDRLTSDFLWHFNFNRALDINERLVEGREELYFGYQFTTKSGSPDAIPKYARDFYIELLRRKPGTLKASFDYYRAIDETIPQVRKMMGTMLTMPVFTFAGALASGKMIELEWQTIANNVKSVIIPDCGHFPAEEKPDILLDALTNFLVPNI is encoded by the coding sequence ATGGAGAAAACAGAAATTTCAACAATTCACGATTTTGGTTCGGTTAGTAATGTCCCCCGACTTCCCGAAAATTTTAGCAAAACTTTTAAAAGTTACCGCATTGATACCGGAGAAATAGGAATCCATGCAGTTATTGGAGGTAAAGGAGAACCATTGCTGTTACATGCCGGCTGGCCCGAAAACTGGTATGCCTGGCGCGAGTTGATGCTACCACTTAGCGAGTATTTTACTGTTATCGCTGTTGATCCCCGTGGTTTTGGCTTATCTGGCCGGCCGGATAGTGGTTTCGATGTAAATTCATTGGCCAATGATATGTTTAGGCTAATGGATGTGCTTGAACATGATAAATTCAGTTACGTTGGGCACGACATAGGCGTTATGGTTGGTTATGCAATGGCGGCAACCCAACCGGAGCGGGTTAAACAACTTGCAATTGGCGAAGGAGTGATCCCCGGGGTTTCGCCATCTCCTCCACTGATTTCAGACGACAGGTTAACTAGTGATTTTCTTTGGCACTTTAACTTTAATCGTGCACTCGACATTAACGAACGATTGGTAGAAGGCCGGGAAGAGCTTTATTTTGGATACCAGTTTACAACAAAAAGCGGATCGCCGGATGCAATTCCTAAATATGCACGAGATTTTTATATTGAACTGCTACGCAGAAAACCCGGAACACTGAAAGCAAGTTTCGATTATTACCGGGCAATTGATGAAACAATTCCGCAGGTTCGTAAAATGATGGGAACAATGTTGACCATGCCGGTGTTTACCTTTGCAGGAGCTTTGGCAAGTGGGAAAATGATTGAACTGGAGTGGCAAACAATTGCCAACAACGTTAAGTCAGTAATTATACCGGATTGCGGACATTTTCCGGCAGAAGAAAAACCAGATATATTATTGGATGCACTAACTAACTTTCTTGTGCCAAACATTTAA
- a CDS encoding helix-turn-helix domain-containing protein, translated as MKKIDPSNEKCPVKAALALLGGKWSLIILYQINNRVIRYGELKRSIPGISEKMLIQSLNHLVKSNLVQKKSYAEIPPRVEYRLTEIGFKTLPIIDKLAEFGQESLV; from the coding sequence GTGAAAAAAATTGATCCGTCGAATGAGAAATGTCCGGTTAAGGCAGCACTGGCATTGTTGGGAGGTAAGTGGTCATTAATAATCCTGTACCAGATAAATAATAGGGTTATAAGATATGGAGAGTTGAAAAGGTCGATTCCGGGTATTTCCGAAAAAATGCTTATTCAGAGTTTAAACCATCTGGTTAAAAGTAATTTGGTGCAAAAGAAATCTTATGCAGAAATTCCTCCAAGAGTGGAATACCGATTAACAGAAATTGGTTTTAAAACATTGCCAATTATTGATAAGTTAGCTGAATTTGGTCAGGAAAGTCTTGTTTGA
- a CDS encoding BT_3928 family protein yields the protein MNIVKQLARILFGIVFIFSGFVKGIDPWGSAYKFTDYFNAMGIDWLLWAAFPLGVLLAFAEFAIGVAFFFNWRMRLFSWLGLLFMVFFTPLTLWIALKNPVTDCGCFGDALVISNWETFYKNLVFITLAIIVVVNRNWFANKVRSIVPAILSIGVFIVYFGIVYYSYNHLPIFDFRPYKVGTNIPGAMSIPDDAPQEIYENIFYYKNKNTEEVKEFTEDNYPWQDTTNWEYFDMESNLVQEGYEPPIHDFTIESPEGDDIKDFFIYDENYVFMLVAYDLFKTSTKSQEEINTLAYWAMDKGYSFVCLTSTLQDETMQFAEQNEAPYEFFNCDEITLKTMIRSNPGLIVMKNGTILDKWHYNDIPSPYKMEKEFTSQ from the coding sequence ATGAATATTGTTAAGCAACTCGCACGAATTCTTTTTGGTATTGTTTTTATTTTTTCCGGATTTGTAAAAGGAATCGATCCGTGGGGATCGGCCTACAAATTTACCGACTACTTTAATGCCATGGGGATCGACTGGTTGCTTTGGGCAGCCTTTCCACTGGGAGTTTTGCTGGCTTTTGCCGAGTTTGCCATTGGTGTGGCCTTTTTCTTTAACTGGCGCATGCGTTTGTTTTCGTGGCTAGGCTTATTGTTTATGGTTTTTTTTACTCCATTAACACTTTGGATAGCACTAAAAAATCCGGTTACCGACTGTGGCTGCTTTGGTGATGCATTGGTGATTTCGAACTGGGAAACTTTTTATAAAAACCTTGTATTCATCACGCTGGCAATAATTGTTGTTGTCAATAGAAACTGGTTTGCCAACAAAGTAAGAAGCATTGTTCCGGCAATACTTAGTATCGGTGTTTTTATCGTATATTTTGGCATTGTTTACTACTCGTACAACCACTTACCGATTTTCGATTTCAGACCATATAAAGTAGGTACAAATATTCCGGGAGCAATGAGTATTCCCGATGATGCGCCACAGGAAATCTATGAGAATATATTTTATTACAAGAATAAAAATACCGAAGAGGTAAAAGAATTCACTGAAGATAATTATCCGTGGCAAGATACCACTAACTGGGAATACTTCGACATGGAATCGAATTTGGTGCAGGAAGGTTACGAACCACCCATTCATGATTTTACCATTGAATCGCCTGAAGGAGATGATATAAAAGACTTTTTTATTTACGACGAGAATTATGTGTTTATGTTGGTGGCTTACGACCTGTTTAAAACCAGCACAAAATCGCAGGAAGAAATAAATACATTAGCATATTGGGCCATGGATAAAGGGTATTCGTTTGTTTGCCTCACCTCTACTTTGCAGGACGAAACAATGCAATTTGCAGAGCAAAACGAGGCTCCGTACGAATTCTTTAACTGCGACGAGATTACCTTAAAAACAATGATTCGCTCGAACCCGGGATTGATCGTAATGAAAAATGGTACTATTCTGGATAAATGGCATTATAACGATATTCCTTCACCTTACAAAATGGAGAAAGAGTTTACAAGTCAGTAA
- a CDS encoding DUF1599 domain-containing protein yields the protein MNKTNQQYDQVISICRNIFSKKMTDYGTAWRILRPTSLTDQIYIKAQRIRSIEEKGVTKVDEGVKPEFIGIINYCIMGLIQLELGPSDQEVPNEKIQELYDKYFDEAKTLMMDKNHDYGEAWRNMRISSYTDLILMKIQRTKQIEDNQGKTLISEGIDANYMDMINYSVFAMIKIEFENKE from the coding sequence ATGAACAAAACGAACCAGCAATACGACCAGGTAATTTCAATTTGCCGTAATATATTTTCGAAGAAAATGACCGATTACGGCACCGCATGGCGAATATTGCGTCCTACCTCACTTACCGACCAGATTTATATTAAAGCACAGCGCATACGAAGCATTGAAGAAAAAGGTGTTACAAAAGTTGACGAAGGTGTAAAACCCGAATTTATTGGTATTATCAACTACTGCATTATGGGACTAATCCAACTGGAACTGGGCCCGTCGGATCAGGAAGTACCTAACGAAAAAATTCAGGAGCTTTACGACAAATATTTTGACGAAGCCAAAACGCTGATGATGGACAAGAACCACGATTATGGCGAGGCATGGCGAAATATGCGTATCAGTTCTTACACCGATCTGATTTTAATGAAAATACAACGTACAAAACAAATAGAAGATAATCAGGGCAAAACACTAATCTCAGAAGGTATTGATGCCAACTACATGGATATGATCAACTATTCCGTTTTTGCCATGATTAAAATTGAATTTGAAAACAAAGAATAA
- the folP gene encoding dihydropteroate synthase, with protein MLITQSAGKFLKRNSTLHLGEKEVDLSIPVVAGIVNITPDSFFDGGKMEDEATMLKAVEKMVADGAGIIDVGAVSTRPGSKTVSTKEELTRLLPAVQAINKAFPDVVLSVDTFRSWVAVRVIDEVGPIIINDISGGSLDSNMFETVAKLQVPYILSHIKGTPLNMQEDPQYDDLTREVAQYFAERVKKLNKLGVKEVILDPGFGFGKTLDHNYELLNKLDAFKVYQLPVMVGLSRKSMIWKALDAKPETALNGTTVANTLALMGGADILRVHDVKEAVEAVKIFCEIKATII; from the coding sequence ATGTTGATTACGCAGTCTGCGGGTAAGTTCCTTAAACGAAACAGTACACTACATCTTGGCGAAAAAGAAGTTGATTTATCGATTCCGGTGGTTGCCGGAATTGTGAATATTACACCCGATTCGTTTTTCGATGGTGGTAAAATGGAAGACGAAGCCACCATGTTAAAAGCCGTTGAGAAAATGGTTGCAGATGGCGCCGGAATTATTGATGTGGGAGCCGTTTCCACACGTCCGGGGTCGAAAACTGTTTCGACCAAAGAAGAACTTACACGTCTTTTACCTGCGGTACAGGCAATTAACAAAGCTTTTCCCGATGTTGTACTTTCGGTCGATACGTTTCGTTCGTGGGTTGCAGTTCGCGTAATTGATGAGGTAGGGCCAATAATCATTAACGATATCTCAGGTGGATCACTTGATAGCAATATGTTTGAAACCGTTGCTAAGTTACAGGTTCCATACATTTTGTCGCACATAAAAGGTACGCCGCTAAATATGCAGGAAGATCCGCAATACGACGACTTGACTCGGGAGGTAGCGCAGTATTTTGCAGAGCGCGTAAAAAAGCTAAATAAACTGGGCGTAAAAGAAGTAATTCTAGATCCCGGCTTTGGTTTTGGAAAAACACTCGACCACAATTATGAGTTATTAAATAAACTCGATGCGTTTAAAGTGTATCAACTTCCGGTAATGGTGGGTTTGAGTCGTAAATCGATGATTTGGAAGGCACTTGACGCCAAACCCGAAACGGCACTAAACGGTACAACAGTGGCCAACACCCTGGCATTAATGGGTGGGGCCGACATCTTACGTGTACACGACGTAAAAGAAGCGGTTGAGGCCGTAAAAATATTTTGTGAAATTAAAGCAACAATCATTTAA